One Polynucleobacter necessarius genomic window, TTCTTCATTCCCCACTCAATCTCCGCCATGTGGTTGTCACTTAGCTTTTTCGCAGCCTCTAGCAAAGTATGGGAATAATCAAAAAGCTCTTTTGCTTTTTCACGTTGCCATTTTTGCAAATCTTTTGCATCCATTTTTCAAGCTCCTATACGTTAGGGGTTTAACAAACAGTTCTATACCTACTCTATACCGAAATTGGAGACCTGCCAATTCCCACGAATTTAAGGCATTAAAATGACAATATGACACACAGACAGACTATTTATGAGTCCATTGGGGGAATCGACAAAGTCGATGAATTAGTAGACCGTTTTTACGACCTCATGTCTCTAGAGCCACAGTTTGCAGCCCTTCGGGCGATGCATCCACAGGATTTAAGCACTTCTCGAGAAAAGCTGAAATTCTTCCTCACAGGCTGGATGGGTGGCCCCGACATATATTCCCCCAAATATGGCCATCCCATGCTTCGCGCTCATCACTTACCATTCAAAATTGGTGTTGTAGAGCATGATCAATGGTTAGCCTGCATGTACCGCTCTCTCGCGGAATGCGGCGTTGAAGGGAATGTTGCCAAGCAGTTGGAAGAATCGCCTTTCAATACTGCTAACTGGATGCGAAACCAGCCCAACTAACTAGTCGAGCTTGGCTCCCGCCTGTTTGACTGCTTTGGCCCAACGAGGCATTTCTGCAGTAAGGTATTTCGTGAACTGATCGGCATTGAGATAGGCTGGATCTGCGCCTTGATCAATCATTTTTTTCTGAATATCTGGCGATTCAAGCGTTTCTTTAAACGCCAAACTCAATTTATTCACCACATAAGGTGGAGTCCCTTTTGAAGCGAGAATTCCATAAAAGCCCACCACTTCTAAAGTGGCTACACCAGTCTCTAGGACGGTTGGCGTATTCGGAAGTGCAGGATTTCGTTTTGCACTGGTTACTGCAAGGGCCTTCACTTTGCCCTGTTTTGCATAAACTGCCGCTTGGGGCACTGACTCTGCCATAAATTGCACGTGACCCGCGATCAAATCGGTAAAAGCTGGCGCACCTCCCTTAAATGGGAGGTGCACCATGAATATTCCCGTTTCGCTTTTGAGCATCTCAAGAACCAAATGGGAAATTCCACCGTTACCAGCAGAACCATAATTGAGCCTCCCTGGATTTGCTTTGGCATAGGTAACAAACTCTTTTAATGAATTTGCTGCGACATCCTTATTAACAATTAATGCAAGTGGTTGTTGAGCAGTTCTTGCAATCGGCTGAAAATCGCGCAACGTATCGTATGGTGATTTGGTATAAATCGCTGGATTAATCACCATGGTGCCAGTGTTGGCCAGCAACACGGTGTAGCCATCTGCAGGAGACTGCATCACGAATTGAGCACCCACCGCCCCACCTGCACCTACTTTGTAATCCACAATGACTGGTTGGCCTAAAACGGTTTGCAACTTATCACTTAATAAACGAATGTGCGCATCCAAAGGTCCGCCAGCCGGAAAGCCGATGATGATTTTGATGGGCTTATCAGGATACGCCGCGCAGCTATAGCCGTGAGCCAAAAACAATACAACGCTAAGTAAGCAATACCGAATCACTTGCATGGCATTTACCTCAAAAGTTGTTTAAAGAGCTTGAGCACAAGCATGCCAGCTTACCCAAGCCCATTAAAATTATACCCACCGAGATGCCCGGTGACATCCACACACTCTTCAATGAAATATAAACCAGGATGTTTACGAGATCCCGTCCTTTGGCTGTCGAGCTCTTTGGTATCGACCCCACCCAACATCACTTCCGCCTTTTTCCAACCTAAAGTGCCTGCAGGTTTTACTGTCCAATTGGTGATGAGGTCTTTGAGCGCTTGGCGATCCTTTTCAGAAACTTCCGCCCATTTACGACCCAACAAACCACTACGCTCAGCAAATGCTTTTGCTGAGCGTAGTGGCAATGCCAGTGCCAGAAGATTTTCAGTCAACTTCAGACGATTCTCATCGGCATTAAACAAGGCATCGCAGTCAATACCAAATTTCTCACTATCTGCCAGCCAATTCACAGTGACTGGCTCACCCTCCACCCAATAAGCTACTTGCTTGTAAAACTGCCGGGCCAGACAAGCCTTTGTGCGTCAGCAATAGATCTTCATAGAAATGGCCAACGCCATAACGTTGACCTTTTGCTCCAGAGCCAATCTGTACTGGCACACTTAAGCCGGCAAGCTCATTGAGATTTCCAAAGGTATCGGCAGTAAACGAGAGTGGCACTAAAGCAGGTCGTGGGTCAACGACTTGGAGACCAAACTGTTTGGCGATATCCAATGAATATGCCGTTGCTCCGATTGCTGGCACAGGTAGCCCACCCGTAGCCATAACTACCGATCTGGTTTTTTCTAAACCGCGATTGGTTTGTACGAGCCATAAATCGCCCTCTTGAGTAATTGACTCTACGGATACTGGATTACGAATGGTGACATTACCTTTTGTACATTCCGCAAACAACATGTCAATAATTTGCTTTGCCGAGTCATCGCAGAATAATTGTCCTTGTGCTTCTCGTGATACGAAATGTTCGTATGCCTTAACCAGCTTGATAAATTCAGAAGAGGGATATCGTGCCAGCGCGCTCTTCACAAAATGAGGGTTGAGAGACAGAAAGTTTGCTGGGCCACTATGAAGATTGGTGAAGTTGCATCGCCCTCCACCACTAATGCGGATTTTTTCACCCAATACGGGAGCATGGTCCACTACCAGCACTCTCTTTCCGAGTTGCCCAGCGCCCCCCGCACAAAAAAGGCCTGCAGCGTCACCACCAATGATGACGGCATCCCAAGTCTTATTCATGTTCTACTCAAATCGATCAATGATCTCAGAGGAGATATTGAGTTTTTTCATGTGCAACTTGGTATATGCCTGACGAAAGTTCTTTGTCATCGATATCATGACCGAAGCAGTCCAGGAAAATGCAAACATGCCGGAGAAAGCGATGATGACTGCTAACATTTTCCAGCCGTCTGGAAGAATATCTTCCATAAAACCCATCGCGGTGTAAGTGCTACCACTAAATAGAATGCATTGACCCAACCCCGGGATCAACTTGAATCCATAGAGCGCAAATCCCCAAATCAGAATCTCAGCAACATGCGTTAGGAATAGATACAGCACGCTGATATAAAAACAGATGGCAACACTAGAGTATTTTTTCTCGGCCAAATACAAAAAGGTATTCACTTCATAACGCTTCGCAATCTGCAGCAGCACTATCCCATGAAAAATCATGACGACGAGGAGCATAAAACCGCCCAGTAAATAGCCTGGTAGGTCTATTGCAGTAGCTAAATTCATGTGCGCGAAACTCATTGATTGATTCAGTGTTTTTGAGTATTTTAACGGCCTTAAAACCGCCATTAGGCCAATTGATACCAATTTTGGATCACATTCCAAGCTTCTTTAGCGGTATCCACAAAATGAATAGCCCGCATATCTTCCTGGTCAATGACTCCAAACTCGACCATTTTCCTGAAGTTCACCATCGCATTCCAAAATTCTTTACCCAGCAAGATTACCGGGATCTGAGCAACCTTTTTCGTTTGGATCAGTGTCAAGACTTCAAATAATTCATCAAACGATCCAAATTCACCAGGGTAGGCAACAGTTGCGCGAGCGCGCAACATGAAATGCATCTTTCGCAACGCAAAGTAATGAAATCGAAAACTCAACCCTGGACTGATATAGGCATTAGGATGCTGCTCTCTTGGAAGACTGATGTTAAAACCAATCGTCTCGTGTCCCTGCTTCAAAGGCACCACGATTGGCGGCCTCCATAATTCCTGGTCCACCACCCGTACATATATGTAACTTATTTGAAGACTGTTGTTGAGTTGCATTGTATTGTGCAACGAGGCGCCCAAATTCTCGAGCCGACTCATAGTACTCGCTATGCAAGAGAGCTTGTTTAGCGGTCTCTTTTTCCGCAGACGTCTTTGCCTCCTGCTGCAATTGTTCAGCACGCTCACGACTGACAAAGCGAGTAGACCAAAATACGGTAATCGTATGATCGATGCCCCGCTCTTTTAGCAAAATCTCAGGCTTCAGTAATTCAAGCTCAAACCGAATGCCAATCGTCTCTCGGCGAGATAGAAAGGCTTCATCGTCAAAAGCAAACTTATAGGAATCAACCGATTCCTCTTCGGCCAACTGATTCTTATGAAGATCCAAGAACTCCATAATAGTCTGGGCATTGTTAATGGGAAGTTTTGGACTCATGGTTACACCTTAAAACAATCTGGTTTCATCTTACCCGCACTCTCTTTTACCTCAGTATTAACACCTATTTTTTACGTAGGAATAAGCCAAAAAGACCGCGAAGGATTTACTGGGGACCTAAGTAGGGTTAATATTGGCAGAGTTAAACCAAACCGAAGGAAAATCCATGAGTAACCGTTCAATCCTCATTATGGTACTAGTGTTAGTTGGTGCCACTGCCTACTTACTTTTAAAAGGCGACGGCAATATTGATATGGGCGGTGAAAAGCATGGCGCTGAAGCAACTCATGTTGAAGAAGCAAAGAAAGATGCACCAGCCGCTCCCGCTGCCCCAGCAGCAGATACGAAGAAATAATTCTTCCACGACAACAAAAAACCGCGGTGTACCGCGGTTTTTTATACTCTCTAAATGAAAAAATTACTTTTTTCTCTTCTCCTATTAAGGATTTCTGAACTTTGCATCAGTCAAACCAACAGTACCCCCAAACGACCCATGAATACAATCGCTCCTGCCATGATCTCGTCATTTGCTCCAACCGGTACATTACGCGTTGGCATTAACTTGGGCAATCCCATCTTAGCCAATCAAAATGCAAGCACTGGTATTTGTCGCCATTGATCCAGTGCGTGGCGCGGACATTAGCTACACTCCTCCCTACATTCAAATTGAAGGGGCTAAAGTAGCCGAGTAATGTAATTCGCGCAGTGACCAATCAACACTCATATGTGTGCAAGCGTTCTGGGATGATCACATTACTCCAACCTAGATCATCCCGAATGCATTCCGCCAAAACCGATGCTGCCTCAGGCTCTCCATGAACGACAAAGACGGTTTTGGGTGGCGATTTAAATCCCCTTAACCAGTCCAATAAGCCTGCTTGGTCGGCGTGAGCAGATAACCCACCAATCGTATGAATGGATGCTCTCACTTGGACATCCTCTCCAAATAATCGAACTTTTTGAACCCTATCCACTAACCTTCTACCAAGACTTCCGTAGGCCTGGAATCCAGTAATCACGATTACATTTTGAGATCGCGGTAGATTGTTTGCGAGGTGATGCGCAATGCGGCCTGCATCACACATGCCACTTGCGGAAATAATAATCGCCATGCCTTTAATTTTATTAAGGGCTTTGGATTCCTCCACATCAGCAATGAAACGCAGATCTACTGCTGATGGGTTATTTTTATACCAAGTAAAAGTTGCCTGCGATTGTTGATCCAACTGTGTAAAGTAACGATCTGTTAATTGAGTAGCTGCTGTAGCCATCGGGGAATCCACCCAAACCGCTAGATGCGGTAAACGACCCCTTCTCACTAAATCCATCAACAAAAATAAGATCTCTTGCGTGCGACCAACCGCAAAAGCGGGTATGACAACATACCCTGCGCTTTCATCGTACTGCTAATGACCTGCACAAGCTCATCCT contains:
- a CDS encoding group II truncated hemoglobin, which gives rise to MTHRQTIYESIGGIDKVDELVDRFYDLMSLEPQFAALRAMHPQDLSTSREKLKFFLTGWMGGPDIYSPKYGHPMLRAHHLPFKIGVVEHDQWLACMYRSLAECGVEGNVAKQLEESPFNTANWMRNQPN
- a CDS encoding Bug family tripartite tricarboxylate transporter substrate binding protein, with the translated sequence MQVIRYCLLSVVLFLAHGYSCAAYPDKPIKIIIGFPAGGPLDAHIRLLSDKLQTVLGQPVIVDYKVGAGGAVGAQFVMQSPADGYTVLLANTGTMVINPAIYTKSPYDTLRDFQPIARTAQQPLALIVNKDVAANSLKEFVTYAKANPGRLNYGSAGNGGISHLVLEMLKSETGIFMVHLPFKGGAPAFTDLIAGHVQFMAESVPQAAVYAKQGKVKALAVTSAKRNPALPNTPTVLETGVATLEVVGFYGILASKGTPPYVVNKLSLAFKETLESPDIQKKMIDQGADPAYLNADQFTKYLTAEMPRWAKAVKQAGAKLD
- a CDS encoding NAD(P)/FAD-dependent oxidoreductase, translated to MNWLADSEKFGIDCDALFNADENRLKLTENLLALALPLRSAKAFAERSGLLGRKWAEVSEKDRQALKDLITNWTVKPAGTLGWKKAEVMLGGVDTKELDSQRTGSRKHPGLYFIEECVDVTGHLGGYNFNGLG
- a CDS encoding aminoacetone oxidase family FAD-binding enzyme; translated protein: MNKTWDAVIIGGDAAGLFCAGGAGQLGKRVLVVDHAPVLGEKIRISGGGRCNFTNLHSGPANFLSLNPHFVKSALARYPSSEFIKLVKAYEHFVSREAQGQLFCDDSAKQIIDMLFAECTKGNVTIRNPVSVESITQEGDLWLVQTNRGLEKTRSVVMATGGLPVPAIGATAYSLDIAKQFGLQVVDPRPALVPLSFTADTFGNLNELAGLSVPVQIGSGAKGQRYGVGHFYEDLLLTHKGLSGPAVLQASSLLGGG
- a CDS encoding LOG family protein, with the protein product MKQGHETIGFNISLPREQHPNAYISPGLSFRFHYFALRKMHFMLRARATVAYPGEFGSFDELFEVLTLIQTKKVAQIPVILLGKEFWNAMVNFRKMVEFGVIDQEDMRAIHFVDTAKEAWNVIQNWYQLA
- a CDS encoding MBL fold metallo-hydrolase RNA specificity domain-containing protein, which produces MDLVRRGRLPHLAVWVDSPMATAATQLTDRYFTQLDQQSQATFTWYKNNPSAVDLRFIADVEESKALNKIKGMAIIISASGMCDAGRIAHHLANNLPRSQNVIVITGFQAYGSLGRRLVDRVQKVRLFGEDVQVRASIHTIGGLSAHADQAGLLDWLRGFKSPPKTVFVVHGEPEAASVLAECIRDDLGWSNVIIPERLHTYEC